The Malus sylvestris chromosome 12, drMalSylv7.2, whole genome shotgun sequence genome contains a region encoding:
- the LOC126592772 gene encoding uncharacterized protein LOC126592772 gives MTNQKHYGFELDWVLGAVLSMDILEVSCDLQRLGRPSSQRSPLMCLGRNYRGAYLLEIRGGKLSTMAPLEVVIANQVFTLFSTYFGSKQHHLKDEILWVHVEMSSLVGC, from the exons ATGACAAATCAAAAG CACTATGGATTCGAATTGGATTGGGTGCTTGGTGCTGTACTTTCCATGGATATTTTGGAGGTGTCGTGTGATTTACAGCGTCTAGGCCGGCCTAGCTCACAGAGATCTCCGTTGATG tgtttaggCAGAAATTACAGAGGAGCTTATTTGTTGGAGATTCGAGGAGGAAAACTTAGCACCATGGCACCACTGGAAGTGGTAATTGCTAATCAggttttcactcttttttccACATACTTTGGTTCAAAGCAACATCATTTGAAGGATGAAATTTTGTGGGTGCACGTAGAAATGTCAAGTTTAGTTGGATGCTAG
- the LOC126592766 gene encoding probable inactive purple acid phosphatase 16 isoform X1, with the protein MPSVCWLLPSVTQVMIAKLFYFLLISAVALPTKAEEGCHQLRSTAPFKIALFADLHFGEDAWTHWGPLQDVKSIKVMSSVLDDETPDFVIYLGDVITANNIAIKNASLYWDQAVSPTRARGIPWASVFGNHDDAAFVWPIEWFSSPGIPEIHCRVANSSCSGEEECRFEGTQRLGLMKNEIERNTLSYSRYGPKELWPSISNYVLQLLSSDNPKSPVAFLYFLDSGGGSYPEIISSAQAEWFRQKALEMNPDSRVPEIIFWHIPSRAYKKAAPWFSIHKPCVGSINKERVATQEAEMGIMKLLVERPSAKAIFVGHNHGLDWCCPYEKLWLCFARHTGYGGYGNWDRGARIVEITEQPFSVKSWIRMEDGSVHSEVVLSP; encoded by the exons ATGCCGTCTGTCTGCTGGCTGCTGCCCAGTGTAACTCAAGTGATGATAGCTAAACTCTTCTACTTTCTGCTCATCTCCGCCGTCGCTCTACCGACTAAGGCGGAAGAAGGTTGCCATCAGCTACGGTCCACCGCACCGTTCAAGATCGCTCTGTTTGCCGACCTGCATTTCGGAGAGGACGCGTGGACCCATTGGGGTCCACTCCAGGATGTGAAGTCTATCAAGGTCATGTCCTCCGTTCTCGACGATGAAACCCCAG ATTTCGTTATCTATCTCGGAGATGTCATCACAGCCAACAATATAGCAATTAAAAATGCAAGCTTGTACTGGGATCAGGCAGTTTCTCCAACAAGAGCTAGGGGTATTCCTTGGGCGAGTGTGTTTGGAAACCACGATGATGCAGCATTTGTGTGGCCAATTGAGTGGTTTTCATCCCCTGGAATTCCTGAAATTCATTGCCGTGTAGCCAATTCATCATGCTCAG gagaagaagagtgTCGCTTTGAGGGCACACAACGTCTGGGGTTAATGAAAAATGAGATTGAGCGTAACACGCTATCATACTCTCGATATGGTCCTAAAGAACTTTGGCCTAGTATATCCAACTATGTCCTCCAACTTTTGTCATCCGACAATCCCAAGTCACCTGTGGCATTTTTGTACTTCCTAGATTCTGGTGGTGGTTCCTACCCAGAAATTATATCCAGTGCCCAAGCAGAATGGTTCCGCCAGAAAGCTCTAGAGATGAACCCTGATTCAAG GGTGCCAGAGATAATCTTTTGGCATATACCAAGTCGTGCTTATAAGAAGGCGGCTCCATGGTTCAGTATACACAAGCCTTGTGTGGGTTCAATTAACAAGGAGAGAGTAGCAACTCAAGAAGCTGAAATGGGTATCATGAAACTTTTGGTTGAAAGGCCTTCTGCCAAG GCAATATTTGTAGGACACAACCATGGATTAGACTGGTGTTGCCCCTACGAAAAACTGTGGCTATGTTTTGCTCGGCATACCGGTTATGGTGGGTACGGAAACTGGGACAGAGGAGCTAGAATTGTGGAAATCACCGAGCAGCCTTTCTCTGTTAAATCTTGGATAAGAATGGAGGATGGTAGTGTACATAGTGAAGTTGTCTTGAGTCCTTGA
- the LOC126592768 gene encoding uncharacterized protein LOC126592768, with protein MTTDAGTNWLLLEDVALCTNWVEVTHNSLMGNEMQLREMWSLIHTKFLEQIGGKKTKESMSSRWKILCHSFSTWRDALTQANSNVRSGANYADEQLQAQAWYAAKIKSRNKSFHRWECWNIVKDCPKFKVVPVGPEVCMNSTPLHSTFVHNTPPHSTPDHGSYVDEEDGKEMPETPIPEQASGSTRYPIRPLGKKASKRKGSASKNDYGKYMQELARQGELMLAWELAKYEAEKTRDEAKAAAIQQAFQAEQRERELLRQERELLKEERITQRDRDIMNTRLEGMSPNSKYFWQSEKADVVQRRRAREARSRQDGPSTTRQDDPSTIDWLSGDE; from the exons atgactactgatgcaggtacgaattggttgcttcttgaagatgttgcgttgtgcactaactgggttgaagttactcataattcccttatgggtaatgagatgcagttgcgagaaatgtggagtttaattcataccaaatttcttGAGCAAATAGGTGGGAAAaaaaccaaagaatcgatgtccagtcgttggaaaatactttgccattcctttagtacgtggagagatgccttgacacaagctaatagtaatgttcgaagtggggcaaattatgcggatgag caacttcaagcacaagcatggtatgctgccaaaatcaaatcaagaaacaaatcattccaccggtgggaatgttggaatattgttaaagattgtcctaaattcaaagttgtgcctgttggtccagaagtatgcATGAACAGCACCCCTCTACACAGCACCTTTGTACACAACACCCCTCCacactctacacccgatcatggctcctatgttgatgaagaagatggaaaAGAAATGCCTGAAACGCCCATtcctgaacaagcgtcggggtcgacccgttatccaattaggcctctaggtaagaaggcttcaaagaggaaagggagtgcttccaagaatgattatggaaagtacatgcaagaACTTGCTCGTCAAGGTGAATTGATGTTGGCATGGGAATTGGCGAAATATGAGGCTGAAAAGACTAGAGATgaggcaaaagctgcagctattcaacaagcatttcaagctgaacagagggaaagagagctacttaggcaagaaagggagttgcttaaagaagaaagaattacacaacgagatcgtgacattatgaacacgcgtttagaagggatgtctccaaattctaaatatttttggcaatcggagaaagcggatgtggtgcaaaggaggcgtgcaagagaagcgagatcaagacaagatggtcctagcacaacaagacaagatgatcctagcaccaTAGATTGGCTAAGTGGTGATGAATAG
- the LOC126592766 gene encoding probable inactive purple acid phosphatase 16 isoform X2 produces MPSVCWLLPSVTQVMIAKLFYFLLISAVALPTKAEEGCHQLRSTAPFKIALFADLHFGEDAWTHWGPLQDVKSIKVMSSVLDDETPDFVIYLGDVITANNIAIKNASLYWDQAVSPTRARGIPWASVFGNHDDAAFVWPIEWFSSPGIPEIHCRVANSSCSGEEECRFEGTQRLGLMKNEIERNTLSYSRYGPKELWPSISNYVLQLLSSDNPKSPVAFLYFLDSGGGSYPEIISSAQAEWFRQKALEMNPDSRVPEIIFWHIPSRAYKKAAPWFSIHKPCVGSINKERVATQEAEMGIMKLLVERPSAKGPLEKFSNR; encoded by the exons ATGCCGTCTGTCTGCTGGCTGCTGCCCAGTGTAACTCAAGTGATGATAGCTAAACTCTTCTACTTTCTGCTCATCTCCGCCGTCGCTCTACCGACTAAGGCGGAAGAAGGTTGCCATCAGCTACGGTCCACCGCACCGTTCAAGATCGCTCTGTTTGCCGACCTGCATTTCGGAGAGGACGCGTGGACCCATTGGGGTCCACTCCAGGATGTGAAGTCTATCAAGGTCATGTCCTCCGTTCTCGACGATGAAACCCCAG ATTTCGTTATCTATCTCGGAGATGTCATCACAGCCAACAATATAGCAATTAAAAATGCAAGCTTGTACTGGGATCAGGCAGTTTCTCCAACAAGAGCTAGGGGTATTCCTTGGGCGAGTGTGTTTGGAAACCACGATGATGCAGCATTTGTGTGGCCAATTGAGTGGTTTTCATCCCCTGGAATTCCTGAAATTCATTGCCGTGTAGCCAATTCATCATGCTCAG gagaagaagagtgTCGCTTTGAGGGCACACAACGTCTGGGGTTAATGAAAAATGAGATTGAGCGTAACACGCTATCATACTCTCGATATGGTCCTAAAGAACTTTGGCCTAGTATATCCAACTATGTCCTCCAACTTTTGTCATCCGACAATCCCAAGTCACCTGTGGCATTTTTGTACTTCCTAGATTCTGGTGGTGGTTCCTACCCAGAAATTATATCCAGTGCCCAAGCAGAATGGTTCCGCCAGAAAGCTCTAGAGATGAACCCTGATTCAAG GGTGCCAGAGATAATCTTTTGGCATATACCAAGTCGTGCTTATAAGAAGGCGGCTCCATGGTTCAGTATACACAAGCCTTGTGTGGGTTCAATTAACAAGGAGAGAGTAGCAACTCAAGAAGCTGAAATGGGTATCATGAAACTTTTGGTTGAAAGGCCTTCTGCCAAG GGGCCCTTGGAGAAATTTTCCAATCGTTGA